The proteins below come from a single Ptychodera flava strain L36383 chromosome 6, AS_Pfla_20210202, whole genome shotgun sequence genomic window:
- the LOC139134673 gene encoding sodium- and chloride-dependent glycine transporter 1-like produces the protein MEKTEQKPNQSTPESKPAGDPSKEPAGEMKGDFKKVDGVNSEGDENKERGNWTGKLDFMLSLIGYAVGIGNIWRFPSLCYRNGGGAFLIPYLLAMIICGMTLFFMEVAWGQFCSQGPITAWKLCPAFKGAGYAMVVISFITTIYYNIIIAYTAFYFFASFGSTVPWADCNNPWNTPLCSSNYNGTVINGTWINRTMMYDLNITEPARVSPAEEYFTNYVLNMSDGMENMGTIQWKLALCLLFSWVVVFLCLMKGVKSSGRVVYFTATFPYVILFILMIRGVTLPGAGKGLKFFLIPQWDLLLKPKVWGDAFSQIFYSLGPAWGGLLTMASYNRFHHNALLDSIIVPLVNSGTSIFGGLAIFSVVGFMSEDLGVPISDVVKSGPGLAFVAYPEALARIPLAPFWSILFFFMLFTLGLDSQFGMVEGVCSAFIDTFPGLLRKRKTWFILGLSIAEFLLGLPMITNGGIYLFTVLDWYTGTISLFVVALCECVVISWIYGVGNFYDDIEMMLKKTPSLYWKICWLFITPFSIFFIILMTYIDYVPVYYGDYVYPPAGEIIGWLSASASLVMIPLWMILEFLTHSTGDGFVERVKSIMRPTEDWGPALDQYRTGRYRPLNEPKFSPIPMESKAESNGYHVHSNGAAYVDAKV, from the exons ATGGAAAAAACGGAGCAAAAACCGAATCAAAGTACCCCCGAAAGCAAGCCAGCCGGAGACCCAAGTAAG GAACCGGCAGGCGAGATGAAAGGTGACTTCAAGAAGGTCGATGGCGTCAACTCTGAAGGCGATGAGAACAAAGAGCGCGGAAACTGGACTGGGAAACTCGATTTTATGCTTTCTCTGATCGGTTATGCTGTCGGTATTGGAAATATATGGAGATTTCCGTCGCTGTGCTACAGGAATGGCGGAG GGGCCTTCCTCATTCCGTATCTGTTAGCCATGATTATCTGTGGAATGACCCTTTTCTTCATGGAAGTAGCATGGGGCCAGTTCTGCAGTCAAGGACCGATCACAGCATGGAAACTGTGTCCAGCTTTTAAAG GTGCTGGATATGCCATGGTTgtaatttccttcatcacaacCATCTACTACAACATCATCATCGCCTACACAGCGTTCTATTTCTTTGCGTCGTTTGGTTCAACTGTTCCTTGGGCAGACTGCAACAATCCATGGAATACGCCGTTGTGCAGCAGCAATTATAACGGCACTGTCATCAATGGTACATGGATCAACAGGACAATGATGTATGATTTGAATATTACTGAACCAGCCAGGGTCAGTCCTGCCGAAGAATACTTCAC GAACTATGTACTGAATATGAGTGATGGTATGGAAAATATGGGAACAATTCAATGGAAGTTGGCCCTGTGTCTTCTGTTTTCCTGGGTTGTGGTATTTTTATGTCTTATGAAAGGAGTGAAGTCATCCGGAAGG GTCGTTTACTTCACCGCCACTTTCCCATATGTGATCCTGTTCATCCTCATGATTCGTGGTGTCACTCTTCCCGGTGCTGGGAAAGGATTAAAGTTTTTCCTGATTCCCCAATGGGATCTCTTATTGAAGCCAAAG GTCTGGGGTGATGCATTCAGTCAGATCTTCTATTCCTTGGGACCGGCCTGGGGTGGACTGCTGACAATGGCCAGCTACAACCGCTTCCACCACAATGCTTTGCT TGATTCCATCATCGTTCCACTGGTGAACTCTGGAACCAGCATCTTTGGTGGCTTAGCTATCTTCTCTGTGGTGGGCTTCATGTCGGAGGATCTTGGTGTGCCGATTTCAGACGTTGTCAAATCAG GACCCGGACTTGCATTCGTTGCATACCCAGAGGCATTGGCTCGCATACCCTTAGCGCCATTCTGGTCAATTCTTTTCTTCTTTATGTTATTTACGTTAGGACTTGATAGCCAG TTCGGTATGGTCGAGGGTGTGTGCAGTGCATTCATCGATACCTTCCCTGGTCTGCtgagaaagagaaagacttgGTTCATCCTGGGACTCAGCATCGCTGAATTCCTTCTTGGATTGCCCATGATTACAAAT GGTGGAATTTACTTATTCACAGTGCTGGACTGGTATACTGGTACTATTTCTCTGTTCGTGGTCGCTCTGTGTGAGTGTGTTGTAATCTCCTGGATTTACG GTGTTGGAAACTTCTACGACGATATTGAGATGATGCTGAAAAAGACGCCAAGTCTGTACTGGAAGATCTGTTGGTTATTCATCACTCCATTCTCAATATTC TTCATTATCTTGATGACATACATTGACTACGTCCCAGTGTACTACGGTGACTACGTGTATCCTCCAGCTGGTGAGATCATCGGTTGGCTGTCTGCATCTGCCTCACTAGTGATGATCCCACTCTGGATGATCTTAGAATTCCTGACACACAGTACAGGCGATGGATTCGTAGAA CGTGTCAAGTCGATCATGAGACCAACTGAAGACTGGGGCCCAGCGTTGGATCAGTACCGTACTGGTAGATACAGGCCACTCAACGAACCTAAATTCTCCCCGATTCCCATGGAGAGCAAGGCAGAAAGTAATGGTTATCATGTACATTCAAATGGTGCTGCTTACGTAGATGCCAAAGTATGA